Proteins encoded in a region of the Vitis riparia cultivar Riparia Gloire de Montpellier isolate 1030 chromosome 7, EGFV_Vit.rip_1.0, whole genome shotgun sequence genome:
- the LOC117918455 gene encoding CBS domain-containing protein CBSX1, chloroplastic: protein MDAILLPETLAVVGIRPSFASAFGSGSASFPHQMPCTLLFQPGRKPPVGSTVGSRSERISGLRRSPALAAAGTLMANSVPSKNGVYTVGDFMTRKEDLHVVKATTTVEEALEILVENRITGFPVIDDDWKLVGLVSDYDLLALDSISGGGLTDTIMFPEVDSTWKTFNELQKLLSKTNGKVVGDLMTPAPVVVRETTNLEDAARLLLETKYRRLPVVDSDGKLVGIITRGNVVRAALQIKRAVEGF from the exons ATGGACGCGATTCTTCTGCCGGAAACTCTCGCCGTCGTTGGCATCCGTCCCTCTTTCGCCTCCGCATTCGGCTCCGGCTCCGCCTCATTTCCTCATCAGATGCCGTGCACACTCCTGTTTCAGCCTGGGCGGAAACCTCCAGTGGGTTCCACCGTCGGTTCTCGGTCCGAGCGTATTTCAGGGCTTCGCAGGTCCCCCGCGCTGGCCGCCGCCGGCACCTTGATGGCCAATTCAGTACCG TCAAAAAATGGAGTGTACACAGTTGGTGATTTTATGACTAGGAAAGAAGATTTACATGTGGTGAAGGCTACGACTACTGTAGAGGAAG CATTGGAGATTCTTGTGGAGAACAGAATCACTGGTTTTCCTGTAATTGATGATGATTGGAAATTG GTTGGTCTCGTTTCAGATTATGACTTGTTAGCACTGGACTCCATATCAG GCGGTGGACTAACTGATACTATCATGTTTCCTGAAGTTGACAGCACTTGGAAA ACATTCAATGAGCTGCAGAAGTTGCTAAGTAAGACCAACGGAAAAGTGGTTGGTGATTTGATGACGCCAGCCCCAGTTGTTGTCCGTGAAACCACCAATCTGGAGGATGCTGCTAG ATTATTGCTCGAGACAAAGTATCGCCGACTTCCAGTTGTGGACAGTGATGGGAAGCTG GTTGGGATTATCACTAGGGGAAATGTTGTGAGAGCCGCACTTCAAATAAAGCGAGCTGTTGAAGGATTCTGA
- the LOC117918431 gene encoding polyadenylate-binding protein 2-like, with translation MAQVQVQAQAQPPVSAANGGASNGGGNQFVSTSLYVGDLESSVTDSHLYDLFGQLGPVVSVRVCRDLSTRRSLGYGYVNYGNTQDAARALDMLNFTPLNGKPIRIMYSFRDPSIRRSGTANIFIKNLDKAIDNKALYDTFSTFGAILSCKIATDASGQSKGYGFVQFDNEESAKNATDKLNGMLLNDKQVYVGPFVRKQERESATNKTKFNNVYVKNLLESTTDEDLKNIFGEYGPITSAVVMQDGDGKSKCFGFVNFENADDAARSVEALNGKKFDDKEWYVGKAQKKTEREVELKGRFEQSLKEAVDKFQGLNLYVKNLDDSIADDKLRELFSEFGTITSCKVMRDPNGISRGSGFVAFSTAEEASRALADMNGKMVASKPLYVALAQRKEDRRARLQAQFSQMRPAAMAPSVGPRMSMYPPGAPGLGQQLFYGQGPPALIPPQPGFGYQHQLVPGMRPAAAPMPNFFVPMVQPGQPNQRPGGRRSGTGPVQQTQQPLPLMQQQMLPRGRVYRYPPGRNMADVPIPGVPGGMLSAPYDMAGMPFRDAAVSQPMPIGALATALANAPPDQQRTLLGENLYPLVDQLEHEMAAKVTGMLLEMDQTEVLHLLESPEALKAKVAEAMEVLRNVAQQQANNPTDRMASLSLNDTLTS, from the exons ATGGCACAGGTTCAGGTCCAGGCACAGGCTCAGCCTCCAGTTTCTGCTGCAAATGGAGGGGCTAGCAATGGTGGTGGAAACCAGTTCGTGTCGACGTCGCTATACGTTGGTGACCTAGAATCAAGCGTCACCGACTCGCATCTCTATGATTTGTTTGGTCAGCTGGGTCCGGTGGTGTCCGTTCGTGTCTGCAGGGACTTGAGTACCCGGCGGTCTCTTGGTTACGGTTATGTCAACTATGGCAACACCCAAGATG CTGCTCGGGCATTGGATATGTTGAACTTCACTCCTCTCAATGGGAAGCCAATTAGGATTATGTATTCTTTTCGAGATCCTAGTATTCGTAGAAGTGGGACCgctaatatttttatcaag AATTTGGATAAGGCAATTGACAACAAAGCACTCTATGATACATTTTCTACATTTGGGGCTATTCTATCATGCAAGATAGCTACTGACGCATCTGGTCAGTCAAAAGGATATGGTTTTGTACAATTTGATAATGAGGAGTCTGCTAAAAATGCTACAGACAAGCTGAATGGCATGTTACTGAATGATAAACAAGTTTATGTTGGACCCTTTGTACGTAAACAGGAAAGGGAGTCTGCTACAAATAAGACAAAATTCAACAATGTCTATGTAAAGAATTTGCTAGAATCAACAACTGATGAAGATCTGAAGAATATATTTGGTGAATATGGACCGATTACTAGTGCTGTAGTGATGCAAGATGGAGATGGAAAATCTAAATGCTTTGGATTTGTGAACTTTGAGAATGCAGATGATGCTGCTCGATCTGTCGAGGCTCTCAATGGAAAGAAGTTTGATGATAAAGAGTGGTATGTTGGGAAAGCCCAGAAAAAAACTGAAAGAGAGGTTGAACTGAAAGGACGGTTTGAGCAGAGTTTGAAGGAGGCTGTAGACAAATTTCAAGGACTGAATTTATATGTAAAAAACCTAGATGATAGCATTGCTGATGATAAATTAAGGGAATTATTCTCAGAATTTGGGACTATTACTTCATGCAAG GTTATGCGTGACCCTAATGGTATTAGTAGAGGATCGGGTTTTGTTGCCTTCTCGACTGCAGAAGAAGCATCCCGAGCG CTTGCGGACATGAATGGTAAAATGGTTGCTAGCAAACCCCTTTATGTTGCACTTGCACAGCGGAAAGAAGATAGGAGAGCAAGGTTGCAG gCACAATTTTCACAAATGCGTCCAGCTGCAATGGCACCTTCGGTAGGCCCTCGAATGTCCATGTATCCCCCTGGTGCTCCAGGTCTTGGACAACAACTGTTCTATGGTCAAGGCCCCCCAGCTCTTATCCCTCCCCAA CCTGGATTTGGGTACCAGCACCAACTAGTTCCTGGGATGAGACCTGCTGCAGCTCCCATGCCAAATTTCTTTGTTCCTATGGTTCAGCCGGGTCAGCCAAATCAGCGGCCAGGAGGTCGTCGTTCTGGAACAGGGCCAGTGCAACAAACCCAGCAACCACTACCACTAATGCAGCAGCAG ATGCTACCCAGGGGACGTGTCTACCGTTATCCCCCTGGACGTAACATGGCTGATGTTCCCATTCCTGGTGTTCCTGGAGGCATGCTTTCTGCTCCTTATGACATGGCTGGAATGCCATTCCGTGATGCTGCAGTCTCACAACCTATGCCGATTGGGGCACTGGCTACTGCCCTTGCAAATGCACCACCTGATCAGCAGAGGACA TTGTTGGGTGAGAATCTGTACCCACTTGTGGATCAGCTGGAACATGAAATGGCAGCTAAGGTGACAGGCATGCTACTAGAGATGGACCAGACTGAGGTTTTGCATTTGCTAGAATCACCGGAAGCTTTAAAAGCAAAAGTTGCTGAGGCTATGGAAGTTCTGAGGAATGTTGCTCAGCAACAGGCGAACAACCCAACGGATCGAATGGCCTCACTGTCGCTAAATGACACTCTTACTTCCTGA